In Bacteriovorax stolpii, a single genomic region encodes these proteins:
- a CDS encoding nitroreductase family protein, with translation MLNNTFSQIAAHRSIRKYKDTPVDDEVILKIAEYAMNASSSGNMQCYSMIVTKDKKLRKELYPLHFNQEMVIEAPVLVTFCADFHRMRQWIEQNKAPLNFDNFMSFMIASIDATLVAQNFSLLAESLGLGICFMGTTLANAHLIGKALQCPDNVVPVVGFSLGYPDENPPVRKRLSLDGVMHFETYQDYSPSRIKEIYKEREELGMKRYREVPELKKMIEDNNVTSLAEVYTKLKYTRESHIGYSQNLLKYLEEQNFMHY, from the coding sequence ATGTTGAATAATACTTTTTCTCAGATCGCAGCTCATCGATCTATCAGAAAATATAAGGATACACCTGTGGACGACGAGGTGATTTTAAAAATCGCCGAGTACGCTATGAATGCGTCCTCATCAGGCAATATGCAATGTTACAGCATGATTGTAACTAAAGATAAAAAGCTCAGAAAAGAACTCTATCCCTTGCATTTTAATCAAGAGATGGTGATAGAGGCCCCTGTTCTTGTCACTTTCTGTGCAGACTTTCATCGCATGAGACAATGGATTGAGCAAAACAAGGCCCCGCTTAATTTCGACAACTTTATGAGTTTTATGATCGCGAGTATTGATGCCACTTTAGTCGCTCAGAACTTTTCACTTCTTGCTGAATCACTGGGTCTGGGAATTTGTTTTATGGGCACAACTCTCGCCAATGCTCACCTTATCGGCAAGGCACTACAGTGCCCGGACAATGTTGTCCCTGTTGTTGGTTTTTCTTTAGGATATCCAGATGAAAATCCTCCGGTAAGAAAAAGACTTTCTTTAGATGGTGTCATGCATTTTGAAACCTATCAAGATTACTCACCTTCACGAATAAAAGAGATTTACAAAGAACGCGAAGAGCTTGGGATGAAGAGATATAGAGAAGTTCCAGAACTTAAAAAAATGATTGAGGATAATAATGTGACAAGTCTTGCTGAAGTGTACACAAAATTAAAATACACCAGAGAGTCACATATTGGTTACTCTCAAAATCTTTTAAAATACTTAGAAGAGCAAAACTTTATGCACTACTAG
- a CDS encoding DUF4269 domain-containing protein: MNFPDFKNPGYLKEGTPRQKEAYKTLSSLKIFELLNSYSPILTGTIPIDIDLPESDLDIICSSSDLTAFAAQVKVHFGDCQRFKQSLSEINNEESVVTNFFAEGFDLEIFCQNKSTDKQNAYLHMLAEAKVIAIGGEAFKKQARLLKTKGIKTEPAFAQLLSLPGDPYQAVLDLNHLSEEKLRELVVHKVLLF; encoded by the coding sequence ATGAATTTTCCTGACTTTAAAAATCCTGGATATTTAAAAGAGGGAACGCCCAGGCAAAAGGAAGCTTATAAGACGCTATCTTCTTTAAAGATTTTTGAGCTTCTTAACAGCTATTCACCTATTCTTACGGGAACCATTCCAATTGATATTGATCTTCCAGAAAGCGATCTAGATATTATTTGCTCTAGTTCTGACTTAACTGCATTTGCTGCTCAGGTCAAAGTGCATTTTGGAGATTGCCAAAGATTTAAACAATCTCTATCTGAAATCAACAATGAAGAATCTGTTGTCACAAATTTCTTTGCTGAAGGTTTTGATTTAGAAATCTTTTGCCAGAATAAATCAACTGATAAGCAAAATGCTTATTTGCACATGCTTGCCGAAGCGAAGGTTATCGCTATTGGTGGAGAAGCTTTCAAGAAGCAGGCACGTCTTTTAAAGACAAAAGGAATAAAGACAGAGCCAGCTTTTGCTCAGCTTCTGTCTTTACCTGGAGATCCTTATCAGGCAGTCTTGGACCTAAATCATCTATCAGAAGAAAAACTAAGGGAGCTAGTAGTGCATAAAGTTTTGCTCTTCTAA
- a CDS encoding LysR family transcriptional regulator, whose product MDLNRLQYFLVVCQTEHMKRASEILGISSPAISKALKILEEEVGHKLIINEGRGIKITDKGRELARLIEPQLSNLNKIKDELDSSRSLVNSIRFGTFEVFSTYFAGELFHKVFKDYEVSMYELIPGKIEQALEDFQIDYGITYLPIPHPKIEHIKIGEVSMGVFAKKNTFKNLDFEELPFVIPIRPIDSSPTKVKGLDGWPDDLVYRNIKYRVGLMESALEFLRQGMAVAYLPTFVVELHNRSVKSEFHLSEVDAHVKVKKQKQGIYLVKRKTDIESDVDKKIAKGIRTIMKTT is encoded by the coding sequence ATGGACTTAAACCGTTTACAATATTTTCTTGTTGTCTGTCAGACTGAGCATATGAAAAGGGCCTCTGAAATCCTGGGGATAAGCTCTCCTGCTATTTCGAAAGCGCTTAAGATTCTGGAAGAAGAAGTTGGCCATAAACTCATTATCAATGAGGGGAGAGGGATTAAAATCACAGACAAAGGTCGTGAGCTTGCCCGCTTAATAGAGCCTCAACTGAGTAACCTTAATAAAATTAAAGATGAACTCGACTCTAGTCGCTCATTGGTGAATTCAATTCGCTTTGGGACATTTGAAGTTTTTTCTACTTACTTCGCAGGAGAGCTTTTCCATAAAGTCTTCAAAGATTATGAAGTCAGCATGTATGAGCTTATCCCTGGAAAAATTGAACAAGCGCTGGAAGATTTCCAGATTGATTACGGGATTACTTATCTCCCGATCCCTCACCCCAAGATTGAACATATCAAGATTGGCGAAGTGAGTATGGGAGTCTTTGCTAAAAAGAATACTTTTAAGAATCTAGATTTTGAAGAATTGCCTTTTGTAATTCCTATTAGACCCATTGATTCGTCACCCACAAAAGTTAAAGGCCTTGATGGATGGCCAGATGACTTGGTCTATAGAAATATTAAATACCGCGTGGGACTTATGGAGTCTGCCTTGGAATTCTTGCGCCAGGGGATGGCCGTGGCCTATCTCCCAACATTCGTCGTTGAACTCCATAACAGGTCAGTGAAGAGTGAATTCCACCTAAGTGAGGTGGATGCTCATGTGAAAGTAAAGAAACAAAAGCAAGGTATCTACTTAGTTAAAAGAAAGACTGATATTGAATCAGATGTGGATAAAAAGATCGCCAAAGGTATCAGGACGATCATGAAAACCACCTAA
- a CDS encoding LysR family transcriptional regulator → MELNYLRVFYEVAKTGKFSEAAKKLNISQSALSRSVSLLEETENVVLFDRSKSGVTLTPKGIDVFKLCEKLFHTEKEIENLCRGVQENCEGLLRFAASDHIVNDLLPKPLHEFRREHPKVIPSVRAGTPDEIVHFLLTTDCEFALMFAKINTPQIEFRRLYPERMSLVCHPDLWKESKSSSNEKTLKKLIGKYGYISSIGATLGRRSSQVLIELFGELPPIGFEVNSQESQKRMCMAGEGVAYLTNFMVKNEIESGKLFEIPVEHIHEFHLWLARPKGKNLSLTSRMFLQHFIPDFEF, encoded by the coding sequence ATGGAATTAAACTACCTAAGAGTCTTTTATGAAGTGGCCAAGACTGGAAAATTTTCAGAGGCAGCAAAGAAACTTAATATAAGCCAATCGGCCTTAAGCCGCTCAGTTAGTCTTTTAGAAGAAACAGAAAATGTCGTTCTTTTTGACCGCTCAAAAAGTGGTGTAACTCTTACACCTAAAGGAATTGATGTCTTTAAACTTTGTGAGAAGCTCTTTCATACTGAAAAAGAAATTGAAAACCTATGCCGTGGGGTTCAGGAAAACTGTGAAGGTCTGTTGAGATTTGCAGCTTCTGATCACATCGTTAATGATCTCTTACCTAAACCTTTGCACGAATTTAGAAGAGAGCATCCGAAGGTCATTCCTTCTGTGCGAGCGGGAACCCCAGATGAGATCGTGCATTTTCTTCTGACAACTGACTGCGAGTTTGCTTTGATGTTTGCCAAGATCAATACTCCGCAAATTGAATTCCGTCGTTTATACCCGGAAAGAATGTCTTTAGTCTGTCACCCAGACCTTTGGAAAGAGTCTAAATCATCAAGCAATGAAAAGACTCTTAAAAAACTTATCGGGAAATATGGTTATATCAGCTCAATCGGTGCGACTTTAGGGCGCAGGTCTTCGCAAGTCTTGATTGAACTCTTTGGAGAGCTTCCTCCCATTGGTTTTGAGGTTAATAGTCAGGAGTCGCAAAAACGCATGTGCATGGCAGGTGAAGGCGTGGCCTACCTGACCAACTTTATGGTGAAAAATGAAATTGAGAGTGGGAAGCTTTTTGAAATACCAGTCGAGCATATTCATGAATTCCATTTATGGCTGGCCAGACCAAAGGGAAAGAACTTGAGTTTGACTTCGCGAATGTTTCTACAGCATTTCATTCCAGACTTTGAGTTTTAA